Proteins found in one Neurospora crassa OR74A linkage group II, whole genome shotgun sequence genomic segment:
- the prk-8 gene encoding serine/threonine-protein kinase MAK, with product MTVVHTLTPQGSSHGIGSGQALEDRFEVLKEIGDGSFGSVVLARVRSAGATVARRGTVIAIKTMKKTFESVGPCMELREVVFLRTLPAHPHLVPALDIFLDPFTKKLHIAMEYMEGNLYQLMKARDHKCLDNSSVKSILFQIMKGLEHIHAHHFFHRDIKPENILVSTSSHMDATNSFRRYSALMNPPPTPPTYTVKIADFGLARETHSKLPYTTYVSTRWYRAPEVLLRAGEYSAPVDIWAIGAMAVEIATLKPLFPGGNEVDQVWRVCEIMGSPGNWYNKAGARVGGGEWREGTRLAGKLGFSFPKMAPHSMDTILQTPQWPASLAHFVTWCLMWDPKNRPTSTQALAHDYFTDAVDPLRPKSSASRILGRKQSDISRGKDSATSTPTSSKPSWFRKSLIGRSESSTEVATVSTTQENAKVNIAPRPSPVQVAPEVPSPKPRPAVSKRTTWNNGPSNAAPMPILPTIRPITPLSDAVTAQASSRTPSYNDAYVNGTQRSAADENKATKKIGRQLSVASATNHYAEIHRQQAERALNGQTGLASPTSGTKESFFSHLRKRARRFSGRHQTPMSPAYDDVETQPHGVGCGPWGSNRSSMVIDSPPPAPVPKDTLESLEKTLRDPQPVAEVPPMPPAHRAPQHSTLKRHHSLPHHTPRSVDNPLMGARGSGPVSSRTRRQQAAQGVNQYDAPDEEDELLDEALTSTRKAIKRLEKDTKHLRQSASNLGLMNPYPTPSPSASGQNIFFADHGKEALTPQSLEPKKRSSEYKWPTPPYNDEGDWAASASASIWAAGSRI from the exons ATGACCGTCGTACACACACTGACCCCTCAAGGGTCTTCCCATGGAATCGGTTCAGGACAGGCTCTTGAGGATAGGTTTGAGGTGCTCAAGGAGATTGGCGATGGAAGTTTTGGAAGTGTGGTGTTGGCCAGAGTCCGGAGTGCAGGTGCCACCGTTGCTCGCCGCGGTACTGTC ATTGCCATTAAGACAATGAAGAAAACATTCGAGTCGGTAGGACCGTGCATGGAACTCAGGGAAGTAGTCTTCTTGCGGACGCTTCCTGCACATCCCCATCTGGTGCCAGCGCTCGACATATTCCTGGATCCTTTCACCAAGAAGCTTCACATTGCCATGGAGTATATGGAAGGCAACCTCTATCAACTGATGAAGGCCAGGGACCACAAGTGTTTGGACAACTCGAGCGTGAAGAGCATCTTGTTCCAGATTATGAAGGGTCTCGAACACATTCACGCGCATCACTTTTTCCACAGAGATATCAAGCCCGAAAACATTCTAGTATCGACATCCTCACATATGGACGCCACGAACTCGTTCCGCCGTTATTCCGCGCTGATGAACCCTCCACCGACGCCGCCCACGTATACGGTAAAGATTGCTGACTTCGGCCTGGCCCGCGAGACGCATTCGAAACTCCCGTACACCACCTACGTCTCAACCCGATGGTATCGCGCCCCCGAGGTCCTCCTCAGGGCTGGTGAGTACTCGGCACCGGTTGATATCTGGGCCATCGGAGCCATGGCCGTCGAAATCGCTACGCTGAAGCCGTTGTTCCCGGGCGGAAATGAGGTCGATCAAGTGTGGAGAGTTTGCGAAATTATGGGAAGCCCCGGTAACTGGTACAACAAGGCCGGAGCCCgcgtcggcggcggagaaTGGAGAGAAGGTACCCGGCTTGCTGGGAAGCTAGGTTTTTCGTTCCCCAAGATGGCGCCGCATTCCATGGACACCatcctccaaaccccccaGTGGCCGGCTTCGCTCGCCCACTTTGTGACGTGGTGCTTAATGTGGGACCCCAAGAACCGACCGACGTCGACCCAGGCCCTCGCCCACGACTACTTCACCGACGCCGTTGACCCCTTGAGGCCCAAGTCCTCCGCTTCCCGGATCCTCGGCCGCAAGCAATCGGATATCAGCCGCGGAAAGGACTCGGCCACGTCCACGCCTACGTCTTCGAAACCATCGTGGTTCAGGAAATCCCTGATCGGTCGTTCTGAGAGCAGCACCGAGGTCGCTACTGTGTCGACGACGCAAGAAAATGCAAAGGTGAACATTGCTCCCCGTCCATCACCCGTGCAGGTTGCACCGGAAGTTCCCTCCCCGAAGCCCAGGCCAGCTGTTAGCAAGAGGACAACGTGGAATAACGGTCCATCGAATGCCGCTCCCATGCCGATTCTTCCCACCATCCGCCCAATCACACCCTTGTCTGACGCAGTGACCGCACAGGCAAGCAGCAGAACACCTTCATACAACGATGCTTACGTAAATGGAACGCAAAGGAGTGCCGCCGACGAAAACAAGGCCACGAAGAAGATTGGCCGTCAGCTATCCGTCGCATCTGCCACAAATCACTATGCCGAGATCCATCGCCAGCAGGCCGAACGAGCGCTAAATGGACAAACTGGTCTTGCCTCGCCCACGAGCGGGACGAAGGAGAGCTTCTTTTCGCACCTCAGGAAGCGAGCGAGAAGGTTCTCCGGAAGGCACCAGACACCAATGTCTCCCGCTTATGACGACGTCGAAACCCAACCTCACGGCGTAGGCTGTGGACCTTGGGGAAGTAACAGATCTTCCATGGTCATCGACAGCCCGCCACCGGCCCCCGTCCCCAAAGATACGCTCGAATCTCTCGAAAAGACGCTGAGAGATCCCCAACCCGTTGCCGAAGTTCCGCCGATGCCACCAGCGCACCGAGCGCCCCAACACAGTACACTCAAGAGACACCATTCGCTGCCGCATCATACACCAAGGTCGGTAGATAACCCGTTGATGGGTGCTCGGGGATCCGGACCAGTTTCAAGTAGGACGCGGAGGCAACAAGCTGCTCAGGGTGTAAACCAGTATGATGCCCccgatgaagaggatgaactGCTTGATGAGGCCCTCACATCAACCCGGAAGGCTATCAAGCGTCTCGAGAAGGATACAAAACATCTCAGACAATCGGCCAGTAATTTAGGGCTCATGAACCCTTACCCAACCCCATCACCGTCAGCCAGCGGCCAAAACATCTTCTTTGCTGATCACGGGAAAGAAGCTCTGACTCCCCAATCCCTGGAACCAAAGAAAAGGTCGTCAGAATACAAGTGGCCCACGCCTCCCTACAATGATGAGGGTGACTGGGCAGCGTCGGCATCAGCCAGTATCTGGGCGGCAGGGAGCCGTATCTAG